From Enterococcus wangshanyuanii, the proteins below share one genomic window:
- the sdaAB gene encoding L-serine ammonia-lyase, iron-sulfur-dependent subunit beta, whose protein sequence is MENLRYKSVFDIIGPVMIGPSSSHTAGAARIGKIVRSIFGEQPDTVDIYLYESFAKTYRGHGTDIALVGGLLDMEPDDERLADSLKIAHEQNMEVLFVPLKEKAEHPNSVKLLVSKGDRKLSVTGISIGGGNIQISELNGFKISLTMGTPTFIIVHQDVPGMIAKVTNLLSETNINIGTMTVTRESKGDKAIMIIEIDHADIGDITMKLVQIPHIFSVNYFD, encoded by the coding sequence ATGGAAAATTTACGTTATAAAAGTGTCTTTGATATCATCGGTCCTGTGATGATCGGACCAAGCAGTTCTCACACTGCTGGAGCTGCTAGAATTGGTAAGATCGTACGCAGTATTTTCGGTGAACAGCCAGATACAGTCGATATTTATTTGTATGAATCGTTTGCTAAAACTTATCGTGGTCACGGAACAGATATTGCTTTAGTTGGGGGATTATTAGATATGGAGCCAGATGATGAACGTTTGGCCGACTCATTAAAGATCGCCCATGAGCAGAATATGGAAGTCCTATTTGTACCTCTTAAAGAAAAAGCCGAACATCCTAATTCAGTAAAATTACTTGTCTCTAAAGGCGATCGCAAGCTGTCTGTTACTGGGATTTCAATTGGTGGCGGTAATATTCAAATTTCAGAGCTGAATGGGTTTAAGATTTCTCTAACAATGGGCACACCGACATTCATCATTGTCCATCAAGACGTTCCCGGAATGATTGCAAAAGTAACCAATCTTCTTTCTGAAACAAATATCAATATTGGCACAATGACAGTCACACGGGAATCAAAAGGTGATAAAGCCATCATGATCATTGAGATCGATCATGCAGATATTGGGGATATCACAATGAAATTGGTTCAGATACCACATATTTTCAGTGTAAATTATTTTGACTAA
- the rplK gene encoding 50S ribosomal protein L11 yields the protein MAKKVEKLVKLQIPAGKATPAPPVGPALGQAGINIMGFTKEFNARTADQAGLIIPVVISVYEDRSFTFITKTPPAAVLLKKAAKIDKGSGEPNKTKVANVTKDQVKEIAELKMADLNAADVEAAMRMVEGTARSMGITVG from the coding sequence GTGGCAAAAAAAGTAGAAAAATTAGTTAAATTGCAAATTCCTGCAGGTAAAGCAACACCAGCTCCACCAGTAGGTCCTGCATTAGGTCAAGCGGGTATCAACATCATGGGATTCACAAAAGAATTCAACGCTCGTACAGCTGATCAAGCTGGTTTGATCATTCCAGTAGTAATTTCTGTATATGAAGACCGTTCATTTACATTCATTACTAAAACACCACCAGCTGCAGTATTATTGAAAAAAGCTGCAAAAATCGACAAAGGTTCTGGTGAGCCAAACAAAACAAAAGTAGCGAACGTTACTAAAGATCAAGTAAAAGAAATCGCTGAACTTAAAATGGCAGACCTAAACGCAGCAGACGTTGAAGCGGCTATGCGCATGGTTGAAGGAACTGCAAGAAGCATGGGAATCACTGTAGGATAA